One Aquisediminimonas profunda genomic region harbors:
- a CDS encoding YybH family protein: MLRVKYAFLSGFSVLLLGLGSTAESKNSTHNTAAEHEQAIRKTNERWLALIRDHNAAAVSRLYASDGAMMAPGAPIAQGQPALEKAWGGLMQMPGFGLTFKADKIVVASGGDMALDQGTYLLSLTGPNGPTKDIGKYVVVWRNIDGQWKVAADIFNSDGAGTP; the protein is encoded by the coding sequence ATGCTGAGAGTGAAATATGCTTTTCTGTCGGGATTCAGCGTGCTGCTCTTAGGCCTTGGCTCAACCGCCGAGTCGAAAAATTCGACACACAACACGGCCGCGGAGCACGAGCAAGCGATACGCAAGACCAATGAGAGATGGCTCGCGCTGATCCGCGATCACAATGCAGCTGCAGTATCAAGGCTCTATGCCTCTGATGGCGCAATGATGGCACCGGGTGCTCCAATCGCACAAGGTCAGCCAGCACTCGAGAAGGCTTGGGGCGGGCTTATGCAGATGCCGGGGTTCGGGTTGACTTTCAAAGCCGATAAAATCGTCGTTGCTTCAGGCGGCGACATGGCTCTCGATCAAGGGACCTATTTGCTGTCGCTCACGGGTCCCAATGGCCCGACGAAGGACATTGGCAAGTACGTAGTCGTCTGGCGAAACATCGACGGCCAGTGGAAGGTCGCAGCAGACATCTTCAACAGCGATGGTGCTGGTACCCCCTAG
- the dld gene encoding D-lactate dehydrogenase, protein MMIEQMLAGEQELLLQRLRAIVGSRHVLTGTSAAAPYLTGYRTGTGTALAVVRPGTLVEQWRVFCASIAAGCVVIVQAANTGLTGGSTPNGEYDQPVVVINTLRIKGIFPILGGHQVVCLSGSTLHDLEAKLVPLGREPHSVIGSSCLGASIVGGICNNSGGALISRGPAYTQYALFARVDEAGEVQFCNHLGIELGNEPETMLKALEAGQLQDSALQSDHRVASAQDYEAIVRSIDSDSPARHNCDPARLYEASGSAGRIMVFAVRLDTFARQEGTATFYVGTNNTAELTALRRTMLSEGKPLPISAEYIHRDAFDLAEEFGKDTFLLIQLVGTQRLPRLFALKAKLESLAAKMRLLPDNLIDSLFQAGSRLLPRHLPRRMRYFRDRFEHHLILKVPESAIAETRTILATLFPSSTGDMFECDPHEAGKAFLHRFVVAGAAVRYRAVRGDLVEDILALDIALRRNDREWFEALPSDIENAIVGKLYYGHFFCHVLHQDYLIRKGCDPAKIKRQLLELLDQRGARYPAEHNVGHLYAAGPELVSHYRTLDPGNRMNPGIGQTSRAPNWA, encoded by the coding sequence ATGATGATCGAACAAATGCTGGCCGGTGAACAAGAACTGCTGCTGCAGCGATTGCGCGCAATTGTCGGCAGCAGGCATGTGCTAACAGGGACGTCTGCTGCGGCGCCCTATCTGACCGGGTACAGGACAGGCACCGGCACTGCCCTGGCCGTTGTGCGGCCGGGCACTCTGGTGGAGCAATGGCGCGTATTTTGCGCCAGCATCGCAGCTGGCTGTGTTGTCATAGTTCAAGCTGCAAATACCGGGTTGACTGGAGGTTCGACGCCCAATGGTGAATACGACCAGCCTGTCGTTGTCATCAATACGCTGCGAATCAAGGGCATCTTTCCGATACTGGGCGGCCATCAGGTCGTCTGCCTGTCCGGTTCAACGCTGCATGATCTTGAGGCCAAGCTCGTGCCGCTTGGTCGCGAACCCCATTCGGTGATCGGGTCGTCCTGCCTCGGGGCGTCTATTGTAGGCGGGATCTGCAACAATTCGGGAGGCGCGCTAATATCCAGAGGGCCAGCCTATACCCAATACGCGTTGTTTGCACGCGTGGACGAAGCAGGCGAAGTTCAATTTTGCAACCATCTGGGCATCGAGCTGGGGAATGAGCCTGAAACGATGTTGAAGGCGCTCGAGGCGGGGCAACTGCAGGATAGCGCGCTTCAATCCGACCATCGCGTGGCTTCGGCTCAAGACTATGAGGCGATTGTGCGCTCGATAGATTCGGACAGTCCGGCCCGCCACAACTGCGATCCCGCGCGGCTTTACGAAGCATCGGGAAGCGCCGGTAGAATCATGGTTTTCGCTGTCAGGCTCGATACTTTTGCCCGACAGGAAGGCACGGCAACTTTCTATGTCGGCACCAATAACACCGCCGAGCTTACCGCGTTGCGCAGGACCATGCTGAGCGAGGGCAAGCCGTTGCCGATTTCGGCAGAGTACATTCACCGCGACGCGTTCGACCTGGCCGAAGAATTCGGCAAGGATACATTCCTGCTGATCCAACTGGTTGGAACTCAGCGCCTTCCTCGCCTGTTCGCGCTCAAAGCAAAGTTGGAATCCCTGGCGGCCAAAATGCGGTTGCTCCCGGACAACCTCATCGACAGCCTGTTCCAGGCAGGATCGCGGCTGCTCCCCCGACACCTGCCGCGCCGCATGCGATACTTTCGAGATCGCTTCGAACATCATCTGATCCTCAAGGTCCCGGAAAGTGCCATTGCCGAGACAAGAACCATACTTGCAACCTTGTTTCCCTCGTCGACTGGCGACATGTTCGAATGCGACCCGCATGAGGCAGGCAAAGCCTTCCTACATCGCTTTGTCGTTGCTGGAGCCGCTGTGCGATACCGGGCGGTTCGAGGGGATCTGGTCGAGGATATTCTGGCACTGGACATCGCGCTGCGCCGCAATGATCGTGAGTGGTTCGAGGCATTGCCGTCGGATATCGAGAATGCGATCGTAGGCAAATTATATTATGGGCACTTCTTCTGCCACGTTTTGCATCAGGACTATCTGATCAGGAAAGGGTGCGATCCAGCCAAAATCAAGCGTCAGTTGCTTGAGTTGCTTGATCAGCGGGGCGCGCGCTACCCCGCTGAACATAATGTCGGACATCTCTACGCGGCCGGCCCGGAGCTAGTCTCGCACTATCGAACGCTCGATCCCGGAAACCGGATGAACCCCGGGATCGGTCAGACGAGCCGCGCGCCGAATTGGGCCTAG
- a CDS encoding NADPH:quinone reductase codes for MRAVWYEEVGPAVQVLKYGELADPAPGPGEVRVRVRASGVNPSDVKARAGSRGAITYPRVIPHSDGAGEIDAVGEGVDAGRIGERVWLWNAAWQRADGTCAERVCLPARQAVALPGGMDWQAGACLGIPASTACHAVFADGDVDGQTILVTGGAGAVGHYAIQLARWGGARVIATVSGEEKAEAAKQAGAHAVINYRVGDVAEAIIAANGGKKVNRIVEVEFGGNLAVSNAVLGAGGVIAAYGSAANMTPEIPFRPMMFNHTTVRMMLVYLLSVQERAKVIDRLTRALDSGALCHAIAAKFDLSDAVEAHLAVEAGQLIGNAVILID; via the coding sequence ATGCGCGCTGTCTGGTATGAAGAGGTCGGGCCTGCAGTTCAGGTACTGAAGTATGGTGAACTCGCGGATCCGGCGCCGGGCCCGGGCGAGGTGCGGGTTCGAGTGCGCGCATCGGGGGTTAACCCTTCGGACGTCAAGGCGCGCGCAGGATCGCGCGGGGCCATCACATACCCGCGAGTCATTCCGCACTCGGACGGGGCCGGCGAAATCGATGCGGTCGGCGAAGGTGTTGATGCAGGGCGGATTGGCGAGCGGGTCTGGTTGTGGAATGCCGCATGGCAACGCGCGGATGGTACCTGCGCCGAGCGGGTCTGCCTGCCTGCGCGGCAGGCCGTCGCGCTGCCTGGCGGCATGGATTGGCAAGCGGGGGCTTGCCTAGGCATTCCCGCCTCCACGGCCTGCCATGCTGTCTTCGCCGACGGTGACGTCGATGGACAGACGATCCTTGTCACCGGTGGCGCTGGCGCAGTGGGGCATTATGCCATCCAGTTGGCCCGGTGGGGAGGTGCGCGGGTAATTGCGACGGTGAGCGGAGAGGAAAAGGCAGAGGCGGCCAAGCAGGCGGGTGCACATGCGGTGATCAATTACCGGGTGGGCGATGTTGCTGAGGCCATAATTGCGGCGAATGGCGGGAAAAAGGTCAACCGCATCGTCGAGGTTGAATTCGGAGGCAATCTGGCCGTGTCCAACGCGGTCCTCGGGGCTGGTGGTGTGATCGCAGCATATGGCTCGGCGGCCAATATGACCCCTGAAATACCCTTCCGTCCGATGATGTTCAACCACACCACGGTTCGGATGATGCTGGTCTATCTGCTGTCGGTGCAAGAACGGGCTAAAGTGATTGATCGATTGACACGCGCGCTGGACAGCGGCGCGCTGTGCCACGCAATTGCAGCAAAGTTTGATCTCTCAGATGCCGTCGAAGCCCATCTGGCGGTCGAAGCGGGCCAACTGATTGGCAATGCCGTGATCCTTATCGATTGA
- a CDS encoding isochorismatase family protein: MSNERFNGSNAALLLIDHQVGTIGWVNSMPQDLLKRNTVLLAKVAKIHGMPIVITSSMEAFTQGPIFNELAEAVPEAHASRIQRMGIINAMEDEGFAAAVKATGRKNIVLAGVTNDVCTIFPALSLVEQGFAVQVIADAGGSPGEIGEAMALRRMEQGGVMLAGTNQIVAELTGSWATEEGGRVIQIMMAAVS, translated from the coding sequence ATGTCAAACGAACGATTCAATGGAAGCAACGCGGCTTTGCTGCTTATCGATCATCAGGTAGGCACAATTGGCTGGGTCAATTCGATGCCCCAAGACTTGCTCAAGCGCAACACGGTCCTGCTGGCAAAGGTTGCCAAGATCCATGGCATGCCGATCGTGATTACATCGAGCATGGAAGCCTTTACGCAGGGGCCCATCTTCAATGAACTGGCCGAGGCCGTGCCCGAAGCGCACGCGTCACGGATCCAACGTATGGGGATCATCAACGCCATGGAGGATGAAGGCTTTGCTGCAGCAGTAAAGGCTACGGGGCGCAAAAATATCGTGCTTGCCGGGGTAACCAATGATGTCTGCACCATATTCCCTGCGCTGAGCCTTGTCGAACAGGGTTTCGCGGTTCAGGTAATTGCTGACGCGGGCGGATCGCCGGGTGAAATTGGCGAGGCCATGGCGCTGCGTCGGATGGAGCAGGGTGGTGTCATGCTTGCTGGCACCAACCAGATCGTGGCCGAATTGACCGGGAGCTGGGCAACCGAAGAAGGCGGCCGGGTCATTCAGATAATGATGGCAGCCGTCTCGTAA
- a CDS encoding indolepyruvate ferredoxin oxidoreductase family protein: MGEHQRIEITGRKDVKFLSGTEVLVAALLEQAARDAALGLRTGGFVSGYRGSPLGHVDEEMWAAEAQLSENNITFQPGVNEDLAATAVWGSQQVGFFKDPKVQGVFGLWYSKGPGLDRSGDALRHANLWGTSELGGVVMAVGDDPMARSSSIQQQSELALSALSIPTFSASSVQDIFDYCLIGWQLSRYSGVWTAIKMTSDIAESSSFVACDPTRNTATVPRDHQIAPPGVHIRWPDTSVDQDERLNTRRLPAVHAFVAANRLNRTTFGQPENCRLGIIAHGKVYTDTIEALANLGIDEWGARSIGLAVFKLGVIWPLEPSGLAAFAVEADELIVLEEGRAFVEPQVKATLFDRCGERAIQVSGKAVRGEPVLPSHGELTPALIARAIAKWLEPYHASQAISKRLAELEVLDSNLAASVTGIIRAPHFCSGCPHNTSTKVPEGSDQLAGIGCHTLAMFMERGIVAYPQMGGEGAAWVGASPFVETEHVFVNVGDGTFYHSGSLAIRQAIAAKVNATYKILYNDAVAMTGGQPVDGPISVHAITHQMKSEGAARVLVVSDNPDKFDLAEFAPGTSLHHRDELTALQLELREAKGVSVIVYEQTCATELRRRRKRGKAIDPQKRVVINDRVCEGCGDCGVQSNCLSIQPLDTEFGRKRTIDQSSCNKDFSCVKGFCPSFVTIEGGALAKPTAAAPDANLFEELPTPAVVDCTESRAIVVAGIGGTGVVTISKLLGMAAESEGLAVQILDLTGMSQKFGAVFCHIKIGQSEQSLGTPRIASSRADVLLGADLVASAQKDALSLLQLGLSRVVINDHRSVTGTFTRDTEFQVPRDRMASAIETMCGQDRASFYNVTSVSEALTGDSIGANLMLVGLASQMGLLPVSADAIEAAVVANRLSVPYNLHAFRLGRLWAHDPQRIDQLLSAQGSRTGKVQPRSLEEVISDRAAELTAYQNQAYAERYMRLVKAVQSAENVALPGCTSLTEAVAQNFFKLMAYKDEYEVARLYVGGPFLANLKAQFTGSYRLRFHLAPPLLARRDKVTGKLIKREFGAWVLIPFRILARLKFLRGTAFDPFGRGAERRQERRLIDDFEASMSVVTAGLTPENHASAIVIAKIPEKIRGYGHVKEASIIRTQEISKKLVAEFTK, encoded by the coding sequence ATGGGCGAGCATCAGCGGATTGAAATCACTGGGCGCAAGGATGTGAAGTTTCTCTCTGGCACTGAAGTGCTGGTTGCGGCTTTGCTTGAGCAAGCCGCACGCGACGCGGCGCTGGGCTTGCGGACCGGCGGGTTTGTCTCGGGCTACCGTGGATCTCCGCTGGGCCATGTCGATGAGGAAATGTGGGCCGCCGAAGCGCAATTGTCGGAAAACAACATAACGTTCCAGCCGGGGGTCAACGAGGATCTGGCAGCGACCGCAGTCTGGGGATCACAGCAGGTCGGCTTCTTCAAAGATCCTAAGGTTCAGGGTGTATTCGGACTGTGGTACAGCAAGGGGCCTGGGCTCGATCGCTCTGGCGATGCGTTGCGACATGCCAATCTTTGGGGTACTTCTGAACTTGGAGGGGTGGTCATGGCGGTGGGCGATGATCCCATGGCGCGCTCATCCAGCATCCAGCAGCAAAGCGAACTGGCACTTTCTGCGCTCAGCATTCCCACATTCAGCGCGAGTTCGGTTCAGGACATCTTCGACTATTGCCTGATAGGCTGGCAGCTGTCCCGTTACTCCGGGGTCTGGACGGCAATCAAGATGACGTCGGATATCGCCGAATCTTCATCTTTCGTCGCTTGTGATCCCACGAGAAACACGGCTACGGTTCCGAGAGATCATCAGATTGCGCCCCCCGGCGTTCACATTCGCTGGCCTGATACATCGGTCGATCAGGACGAGCGGCTGAACACGCGGCGCCTGCCGGCAGTTCATGCTTTCGTCGCCGCCAACCGACTCAACCGTACGACATTCGGCCAGCCAGAAAATTGTCGCTTGGGGATAATAGCGCACGGAAAGGTCTACACCGACACGATCGAGGCTCTCGCCAATCTGGGCATCGACGAATGGGGGGCCCGGTCAATCGGGCTTGCGGTCTTCAAACTTGGAGTCATCTGGCCGCTTGAGCCTTCCGGCCTTGCGGCATTTGCCGTTGAGGCTGACGAGCTGATTGTGCTTGAAGAGGGCAGGGCCTTCGTTGAGCCGCAAGTCAAAGCCACCTTGTTCGACCGGTGCGGCGAACGCGCGATACAGGTCTCAGGAAAGGCAGTGCGCGGCGAGCCCGTGCTGCCTTCGCATGGCGAACTAACCCCGGCACTGATCGCAAGGGCGATCGCAAAGTGGCTTGAGCCGTATCATGCCTCGCAGGCGATTTCGAAGCGCCTTGCCGAACTGGAAGTACTGGACAGTAATCTGGCCGCATCGGTTACGGGAATCATTCGCGCTCCGCATTTCTGTTCGGGATGCCCGCACAACACCTCGACCAAGGTCCCGGAGGGCAGCGACCAGCTGGCCGGGATCGGTTGCCACACCTTGGCAATGTTCATGGAGCGCGGCATCGTCGCCTATCCACAAATGGGCGGCGAGGGCGCAGCCTGGGTTGGGGCTTCACCGTTCGTTGAAACCGAGCATGTCTTTGTCAATGTCGGCGATGGTACCTTCTATCATTCCGGGTCATTGGCAATCAGACAGGCGATCGCAGCCAAGGTCAACGCGACATACAAGATCCTTTACAACGACGCGGTGGCAATGACCGGAGGCCAACCCGTCGACGGACCGATCAGCGTCCACGCCATCACCCATCAGATGAAGAGCGAAGGCGCCGCCCGCGTGCTGGTGGTAAGCGATAATCCCGACAAGTTCGATCTGGCCGAATTTGCGCCGGGTACCAGCCTGCACCATCGCGACGAACTCACCGCGCTCCAGCTTGAGCTTCGCGAGGCTAAGGGGGTGTCGGTCATTGTCTATGAGCAGACCTGCGCAACCGAGCTGCGGCGTCGGCGCAAGCGCGGTAAGGCGATCGATCCGCAAAAGCGGGTCGTGATCAATGACCGGGTGTGTGAAGGCTGCGGGGATTGTGGCGTTCAATCCAACTGCCTTTCCATCCAGCCGCTCGATACCGAGTTTGGTCGCAAGCGGACGATCGATCAGTCGTCGTGCAACAAGGATTTTTCCTGCGTCAAAGGTTTTTGCCCCAGTTTTGTGACGATTGAGGGCGGGGCGCTGGCCAAACCGACCGCCGCTGCGCCCGACGCCAACCTGTTCGAGGAATTGCCGACGCCCGCGGTGGTCGATTGCACTGAAAGTCGAGCCATCGTTGTTGCAGGAATCGGCGGCACAGGCGTGGTGACGATTTCCAAGTTGTTGGGCATGGCGGCCGAGAGCGAGGGCCTTGCCGTGCAGATCCTCGATCTGACAGGTATGTCTCAGAAGTTCGGAGCAGTCTTCTGCCACATCAAGATCGGTCAGAGTGAGCAAAGCCTGGGAACGCCTCGCATCGCTTCGTCACGCGCTGACGTGCTTCTCGGCGCAGACCTCGTCGCAAGCGCACAAAAGGACGCATTATCGTTGCTGCAGCTGGGCCTAAGCCGCGTGGTGATCAATGACCATCGTTCGGTAACCGGCACATTTACTCGCGATACCGAGTTTCAGGTGCCACGTGACAGGATGGCCAGTGCCATTGAGACCATGTGCGGCCAGGACCGCGCAAGCTTCTACAATGTCACCAGTGTTTCGGAAGCTCTGACCGGAGACTCAATCGGCGCAAACCTGATGCTGGTTGGGCTTGCCAGCCAGATGGGCTTGCTCCCGGTGAGCGCCGACGCGATCGAGGCTGCAGTCGTCGCCAATCGGCTTTCGGTCCCATACAACCTTCACGCGTTCAGACTTGGCCGCCTGTGGGCGCACGATCCGCAGCGGATAGACCAGCTCCTCTCGGCGCAAGGCTCCAGAACTGGGAAGGTGCAGCCTCGGAGCCTCGAAGAAGTCATTTCCGACCGTGCCGCGGAGCTGACCGCATATCAAAATCAGGCTTACGCTGAGCGTTACATGAGACTGGTCAAGGCGGTACAGTCGGCCGAAAATGTGGCGCTGCCCGGGTGCACCTCACTGACGGAGGCGGTTGCCCAGAATTTCTTCAAGCTGATGGCCTATAAGGACGAATACGAAGTCGCACGGCTTTACGTTGGCGGGCCATTTCTCGCGAACCTCAAGGCGCAGTTTACCGGCAGCTATCGCCTGCGGTTCCATCTGGCGCCGCCGCTGCTGGCGCGCCGCGATAAGGTCACGGGTAAGCTGATCAAACGTGAATTTGGCGCCTGGGTCCTGATACCGTTCCGCATTCTCGCGAGGCTCAAGTTTTTGCGCGGTACAGCGTTCGACCCATTTGGGCGCGGCGCAGAACGCAGGCAAGAGCGCCGGCTCATCGATGATTTCGAAGCATCAATGAGCGTCGTTACTGCCGGACTCACACCAGAAAATCATGCATCCGCAATTGTAATCGCCAAGATCCCAGAAAAAATCCGCGGCTACGGTCATGTCAAGGAAGCAAGTATTATTAGAACCCAAGAAATATCCAAGAAATTGGTCGCAGAATTTACAAAGTAA
- a CDS encoding 2-keto-4-pentenoate hydratase — translation MTDDQIRDYGDELYAAMRSRTAIRPFTERSGGISLDDAYRISLHQLQRRIDDGERLVGKKIGATSVAVQRRFGVDQPDFGFLTDAMQIFAGDPVDIEATLIQPMVEGELAFVLKRDLTGPGITVAEVIRATDCIVPCIEIVDSRIADWRIKYEDTVADNASSGLLVMGDQLADPRKLDLVTLGMVLEKNGEVVSTGAGAAALGSPARCIAWLANTLGRYGHSLKAGEVLLSGSLVPVEPVQRGDFICVHIGGVGRVSTFFT, via the coding sequence ATGACTGACGACCAGATCCGCGACTACGGCGATGAGCTCTATGCAGCAATGCGCTCAAGGACCGCTATCCGGCCGTTCACTGAGCGATCTGGCGGAATCTCGCTCGACGATGCCTACCGGATATCGCTTCACCAGTTGCAACGTCGGATTGACGACGGAGAACGGCTCGTAGGCAAGAAAATTGGAGCAACTAGCGTTGCTGTGCAACGTCGCTTCGGTGTGGACCAGCCGGATTTTGGATTTCTGACTGATGCCATGCAGATATTTGCTGGTGACCCCGTCGATATCGAGGCGACGCTTATCCAGCCGATGGTTGAGGGCGAGCTGGCCTTCGTTCTCAAGCGCGACCTTACCGGGCCGGGGATTACAGTGGCTGAGGTTATCAGAGCCACGGATTGCATTGTTCCCTGCATTGAAATTGTTGATTCACGGATCGCCGACTGGCGGATCAAATACGAGGATACTGTTGCGGACAACGCTTCATCCGGCCTTTTGGTGATGGGTGATCAGCTTGCCGACCCGCGCAAGCTCGATCTGGTGACTCTTGGCATGGTGCTGGAGAAGAACGGCGAGGTGGTCAGCACTGGTGCGGGTGCTGCTGCATTGGGTTCGCCGGCGCGCTGCATCGCCTGGTTGGCAAATACCCTCGGCAGATACGGACACTCGTTGAAGGCGGGCGAAGTGCTGCTGTCGGGCTCACTTGTACCAGTCGAGCCGGTGCAGCGCGGCGACTTCATATGCGTGCACATTGGCGGTGTCGGCCGTGTGTCCACATTTTTCACATGA
- a CDS encoding AtaL-like protein, with product MIYSTATIPVNPEGESVLSRAQLWQGLVLKARDARLFLPPGACSACEVTVEGTNYIIREATIMGDFICEFISFVPERKVSFHQVISPREGVIVNEIIEDAEGQLFLKFYCLIGLPDVDPNGAEEQQAKAVFDSEDRGYAAALRSTLARTRELLAAGEIA from the coding sequence ATGATCTATTCAACGGCGACGATCCCGGTGAATCCGGAAGGAGAGTCCGTCCTGTCGCGTGCCCAGCTATGGCAAGGGCTGGTGCTAAAGGCGCGTGATGCTCGGTTGTTTCTCCCGCCCGGAGCATGCTCTGCTTGCGAGGTGACCGTCGAGGGAACGAATTATATCATCCGCGAGGCAACGATCATGGGGGACTTCATCTGCGAGTTCATCTCCTTTGTCCCTGAGAGAAAAGTGTCGTTCCATCAGGTCATAAGTCCACGCGAAGGCGTGATCGTCAATGAGATCATCGAGGATGCGGAAGGTCAGCTGTTTCTGAAGTTCTATTGCCTGATAGGCCTGCCCGATGTCGACCCGAACGGTGCCGAGGAGCAGCAGGCAAAGGCTGTCTTTGACAGCGAAGATCGCGGATATGCTGCCGCGTTACGCTCAACTCTAGCACGAACCCGCGAACTCTTGGCGGCGGGCGAGATCGCGTGA